The genomic segment GTGGAACTTTCCTGTGCCCGACATCGAGCGCACCGACCTGCTGGTCATCATGGGCGCCAACCCCGCCGCGTCGCAGGGATCGCTCTTGGCCGCGCCCGACGTGATGGGCCTGATCGACGGAATCCGCCGACGCGGCAAGGTGATTGTGATCGACCCGGTGCGCACGCAGACCGCGGCACACGCCGATCAGTGGCTGCCAATCGTGCCCGGTACCGACGCGGCGCTGCTGCTGGCGGTCGCGCACACCCTCTTCGCCGAGGACCTGGTGAATCCCGGCCCGCACGTCGATGGCCACATAGATGGCATGGACACGATCCGTGAAGTCGCGGTGGACTGGCCGCCGGAGCGGGTCAGCGATGTCACCGGCATCGACGTCGACACCATCCGACGATTGGCACGCGAACTCGCCGGCGCCGAGAAATCCGTGGTGTATGGCCGAATTGGCTTGTGCAACCAGGAATTTGGCAGTCTGGCTAGCTGGATGGTCGATGTGATCAACATCTTGACCGGCCATTTCGACACCCCCGGCGGCGCGATGTTCCCCAAGCCGGCGGCCTGGTCGATTACCACGCAGCCGCTGCCCGGCCTGGAGGGCGGCCTGCCGGAATTCGGCCGCTGGCACACGCGGGTGCGCGGCGCCAAGGAGGTGCTGGGGCAGGCCCCGGTGTCGTGCATGACCGAGGAAATCGCCACACCGGGCGACGGGCAACTTAAGGCGCTGATCACGGTCGCGGGCAACCCGGTGCTGTCCACGCCCGGCGGCGACAAGCTCGACGAAGTGCTGCCGATGCTCGAGGCGATGATCTCCATCGACCTCTGGCTCAACGAGACGACGCGCCACGCCGATGTGTTCCTGCCTGGGCTGTCACCGCTCGAGCAGCCCCACCACGACGACCTGATCCTGCTGTTCGCGATCCACAGCATCGCGAATTACTCGGCGCCGGTGTTCGACCCCGGTGATCGCCCGCAAGAATGGGAGATCCTGATCCGGCTGACCGGCCTGTGCACCGGCACACCGGCCGAGGATGTCGACGTCGCGGCGATCGACGACGGCTTCTTCGATTACCTGGCCTTCACCCGTGGCGTCGACGGCGCCGAGATCCGCAAGCGCTACGACGCGGCCGGTTTGACAGGCGGGCCCGAGCGGATCCTGGACCTTACGCTGCGAACCGGTCCGTTCGGCGATCAATACGGCAAGAACCCGGGCGGGCTGACGTTGGACCTGCTCAAGGCCAATCCGAACGGCATCGACTTCGGGCCGATGGTGCCGCAGCTTCCCGACATCCTGGGCACCCCGGACAAGAAGATCCGGCTGGCTCCGCAGTACCTGCTCGACGACCTACCGCGGCTGGCAGCGCGGATGGAGCGGCCGGCCGAGCCGTTGGTCCTGGTCAGCCGACGGCACCTGCGCTCGAACAACACCTGGCTGCACAACGTGCCCGCACTGATGAAGGGCAAGGACAGGTGCACGTTGCTGATCCACCCGGACGACGCGGCGCGCTGCGGCGTGTCGGACAACGACGTCGTGACGGTGAAATCGGAGGCCGGTGAGATCAAAGTGCCCGTCGAGATCACCGATGCGATCAGACCCGGTGTCGTGTCGATGCCACACGGCTGGGGGCATGGCAAGCCGGGCACGCGCATGTCGGTCGCCAACAGCTCACCGGGCGCCAACACCAACGCCCTCTCCCTGCCGACATTTGTCGACGAGCCATCCGGTAACGGCGCCCTCAACGGGATACCGGTGACCGTCCTAGAGGATCAAGCCCGCTTCGAGGCCGCGCCGACCGGCTGACGGTATCGAAAATGTCACCGCGACAACGGTTCTGGTAATAGGCATGCCGGTCGCGACGACCATGGACACCTGGTCGACACACGGTGCGCGGTGTGGGCCGGTTCACGATCGCCCCGTTTGCTGAACCGTCGAATGCGGATCCTCGTTGCTATAGACAGAACGTCGTAGGAAGGGGGAGAAGCCATGTATTGCTACCTGCTGTTCATCGCGTTGATCAGCGTTGAGCGCCTGATCGGGCTGGTCGTCGCGCATCGAAACGCTCAATGGGCAATCGCCCACGGAGGCAAGGAATTCGGCCACGACCACTTCCCTGCGATGGTCAGCCTGCACGCCTTGCTGCTGGCGTCATGTGTGGTGGAAGTCTGGGCGCTGGGACGCCCATTCGTGCCCTGGCTGGGATGGCCGATGCTCACCGTCGTGGCGCTCAGCTGTGTCGTCCGCTGGCGCTGCGCCGCGGCGCTGGGTAGGCACTGGAATCCGCGGCTGATTGTGATCCCGGGCGCGCCGCTGGTGCGGCGTGGTCCGTATCGATGGGTGCGTCACCCCGACTACATCGCCGTCGTCGCGGAGGTCGCGGCACTGCCGCTGATCCATTCGGCCTGGTTGACGGCGATCGTGTTCAGCATCGCCAACGCGGTGCTGCTCAACGTGCGAATCCGGCTGGAAAACGCGGCATTGACCTACGTCTGAGCGATCAGGGGGCGATGGGCCGGTTCGTCCACTCCCGGTCGGCCCGCCGCGACGAACGGAACCATCCGCCGGCCGCGCCGGTGCCGCCGTCGGTGGGGATGGTGTGACCCGTGACGAAGGCCGATAGGTCTGAGGCCAGGAACAGGATCACGCGGGCCTGGTCCTCGGGCAGCCCCATCCGTCCGGCCGGAACCCACTGCGGCCATTGCGCCTGCTCCTCGGCCGTCAGCCACTGCGAGTAGGGCACCTGTAGCGATTCGGTGACATCAGGGCCAATCGCGTTGACGCGCACACCGTCCCGACCCACCTGAACCGCGAGGCTGCGGGTGAAATGAATGACGGCCGCCTTGAACGCGGCGTAGACCGGGTCCTCGGGGTAACCGCGCAGCCCTTCGACCGAGGAGACGTTGACGATCGAGCCGCGGCGTTGGCCCACCATCGCCGGCAGGAACGCGCGGGTGACCAGAAATACGTGGTGCAGGTTGATCCGGTAGAGCTCGTCCCACAATTGCGGATCGGTGTCGACGAAATTGCCGGGGTGGCGCAGCCAATGCCCGACATTGTTGACCAACACATCGATTCGGCCGAACCGATCGAGCACCGATCGTGCCAGGGCGGCAACCTGATCGGCGTCGCGTACGTCGGCAACGATCGGCACAGCCACCCCACCCGACACCGAGATTTGATCGGCGGTCTGCCCCGCGAGTCCGGCGTCGATATCGGCGATCACTACCTGGGCACCGTTTCGGGCGAACAACTGCGCCGTGGCCGCCCCGATGCCGCCACCGCCGCCGGTGACCACCGCCACCCGGTCGGCCAGCATCGCACCGCTGTCAGTTGCCTGCTCCATGCTCACATCTTCGGGCACTCGGTGAGACCATTCGGCATCGAGGGCAGCGCCGGCGCACAAGTTAACGTGGAAGTACCCACGCTTGTGCCCGCCAAACGGCGAGAAAGCCAGCGTCCCTCAATGGTTCACCTGCGATTATTGCCGCGACAAGATGGGTATTCTGCCGCCCTTATGAGTGGATTGAAAACGGCTGGCAAACCCACGCGTCGGATTCACCATCGTCGCAGCCCGCAATCGATCGCCGTGTCTATGGCCAGTCGTGTGATCGTGAAGAACGTAGTGCGCGCCTGGGCGCTGCAGCCGAATCTGCACTGGCCTTTAGGGCAGATCGACGGATTTGTGGGCTTGCTGCCTCGTGCCAAATCCGCCGCCCGGGTTGAGCCGGTACGCCTTGACCACTGCCGCGCCGAATGGGTCTGCGCACCCGGTGTATCGCCGACGCGGGCAATTCTGTATCTGCACGGCGGGGCCTTTCTCACCTGCGGCGTCAACACCCACCGGGCTCTGGTCAGTCGCTTGTCGCGGATGGCCGATGCCGGCGTGCTGATCGTCGGATACCGGAAACTGCCCTCGCACCAGATCGTCGACGCGATTGACGACGGCCTCTGCGGACTGCGCTGGTTACAGCAGCGCGGCTACGACCCCGGCCGCGTGGTTGTTGCGGGCGACTCGGCGGGTGGTTATCTCGCGTTCATGACGACACTGGCCGCGATCCGCACGCGGGTGGCTACGCCGGCCGGCGTAGCCACCGTGTCTCCGTTCACGGATGCGGACCCGACCCGAAAGCTCAAGCACCGCAACGCACGTAAGTGCTCGATGTTCACCGCCGGGGCGTTGTCGATATTTTCGCGGTACCTCAGCGAGGTTCAGCTGCCGGTCGGTCGTTCGACGGGTCATGTTGTATCGCCGGTCGACGCCGACTTATCGGCACTCCCGCCTGTAACCATCCACGCTGGTGCCGACGAGCTGCTGCTCCCGGACGCCGAACTGATGGCGGAACGCTTGGCAGCCAACGGGATCCGCTGCGACTTGCACGTCTGGGAGGGCCAAATTCACGACTTTCCGTTGGCGGCCGATGTTCTGCCCGAGGGTCGGCGGGCCATCCGGTACCTCGGGGATTTCGTCAAAGAAGTCACCGCCGAGTCTTGGCGCCGCGGGAGCGGACAGGTCAGCGCCGCGGCAGGATAGCGTGGCGCCCGCGAATAATACTGCGCTGCAGTATCATTCGCGCTCGTAGAAGTCCGGGTCGTCGACGACCATCTGCCGCTGTTCCTGCCAATCGAAATCCGTTGCCTCCAACGGCACATCGGTGTCGTAGGGCCAGGCCGCCGGGTCGTCGTCAGATGAAGACTCGCCGGTCGTGCGTTGTTGCTCAACGGCGTCGGCAATGGGCACGTCGTCGGGGAACTCGCCGTTCTCCTGCATGCGCGTCGGGTTACCCGAGCCGCCGCCCCCGAAACCCGTGCATTCTCGTCGTGCCAGGGCTGCAAAGCGGACACCGGCGGCAACGCGTATCGGCGACCAGTCCCCGCTTTGGCCCCGACGCCGATACAGTGGGGCTCGTGAGCCGAGCAGCCCCACCTGTGCTGACCGTGCGGTACGAGGGATCCGAAAGGACCTTTGCACCCGGCAACGATGTGGTCATCGGGCGTGACTTGCGGGCGGACGTCCGCGTTGCGCATCCGTTGATTTCCCGAATACACCTGGTGCTGCGCTTCGATCAGGGCCGGTGGATCGCCATCGACAACGGCAGCCTCAACGGTTTGTACGTCAACAATCGCCGGGTCCCGGCCGTCGACATCCAGGACGGTCAACGGGTCAACATCGGCAACCCGGACGGGCCGACGGTGACCTTCGAGGTCGGGCGCCATCAGGGTCTGGCGGGAACGCCACCACTAACGACGTCGATCCCTATCGTCAACCCGCTTGCCGGGCCGGCGGATCCGCGGCTGGCCCAGGGCCGCCCACCGACCGGTTCGCTGTCGCAGGGACTGCCGCCGCAGCCACCGGCGAGCCCGTCACGGCCAATGCCGACACATCAGACCCCGCCATCGCAAGCCGGCCCGCCATCGGGGCCCCTTCCGACATACCCGACCGGCGCGCAACCGAGCCACGCGTCCGGTCCGGTGCAACAGCACCACCCGACCGGCACCCAACCCGCCGGCCCGGCCAGCGGACCGATGTCGTCACCGCACATTTACCGGCCACAGCCGGCCCAGGTTCCGCCGGCCGCGCCGGTCGATCCTCCGACCGCCCTGACGGGCCGCGTCGGTGGCGGCGACAGCTCGAACCTGGCGACCTCGATGATGAAGATCCTGCGGCCGGGCAAGGCGGGCGTCGACGCGCCGGGCGCGATCAAGATCGGCCGTGCCAACGACAACGACATCGTCATTCCCGAGGTCCTGGCCTCGCGGCACCACGCGACATTGATCCCGACGCCGACGGGCACCGAGATCCATGACAACCGCAGCATCAACGGCACCTTCGTCAATGGTCAGCGTGTCGACTCCGCGTTGCTGAAGGACGGCGACGTCGTCACGATCGGCAACATCGACCTGGTGTTCGCCGGCGGCACGCTGGCCCGCCGGGACGCCGACACCGCGGCGCAGACCCGCCTCGGCGGTCTGGATGTGCGCGGGGTGACCTGGACGATCGAAAACAACAAGACACTGCTCGACGACATTTCGTTGGGCGCCAGTCCCGGAACGCTCACCGCGGTGATCGGTCCGTCCGGCGCGGGCAAGTCGACCTTCGCGCGGCTGGTCGCCGGATACACCCACCCCACGAACGGCACGGTCGCGTTCGAGGGCCACAACGTTCACGCCGAATACGCCTCACTGCGCAGCAGGATCGGGATGGTGCCGCAAGACGACGTGGTCCACGGTCAGCTGACCGTGGAGCAGGCGCTGGGCTACGCGGCCGAGCTCCGGCTGCCGCCCGACACCACCAAGGCCGACCGTGAGCAAGTGGTGGCCCGGGTGCTCGAGGAGCTCGAGATGACCCAGCACCTGCACACCCGGGTCGACAAGCTGTCCGGTGGTCAGCGCAAGCGCGCTTCGGTGGCGCTGGAGTTGCTGACGGGGCCATCGCTGCTGATCCTCGACGAGCCGACGTCCGGCCTGGACCCGGCGCTGGACCGGCAGGTCATGACGATGCTGCGGCAGTTGGCCGACGCCGGTCGGGTGGTGCTCGTGGTCACCCACTCGCTGACCTACCTGGACGTCTGCGACCAGGTACTGCTGCTGGCTCCCGGCGGCAAGACCGCGTTCTGCGGCCCACCCGCGCAAATCGGTCCGGCCATGGGGACGACGAACTGGGCCGACATCTTCAGTTCGGTTGCCGGTGATCCCGACGCGGCCAAGGCGAAATACCTGGCGCGGACCGGGCCGCCGCCACCGCCGCCGCCGGCGGAGAAGCCGGCCGAGATCGGCGATCCGTCGCACACCAGCCTGCTGCGGCAGTTCTCCACGATCGCGCGGCGCCAGATCCGGTTGATCGTCTCCGACCGCGGCTATTTCATCTTCCTGGCGTTGCTGCCGTTCATCATGGGTTCGCTGTCGATGTCGGTGCCGGGCAACGTCGGCTTCGGCATTCCGAACCCGGTGGGCGACGCTCCCACCGAGCCCGGGCAGATCCTGGTGCTGCTGAATGTCGGGGCGGTGTTCATGGGGACCGCGTTGACGATCCGAGATCTCATCGGCGAGCGCGCCATCTTCCTGCGAGAACAGGCGGTCGGCCTGTCCACCACCGCCTATTTGTTGGCGAAGGTCTGCGTCTACACCGTGTTCGCGATCGTGCAGTCGGGCATCGTCACCGTGATCACGCTGCTGGGCAAGGGCGGTCCCACCCGGGGTGCTGCGGCGCTGGGGAAGGCGCCGCTGGAGCTTTTCGTCGACGTCGCCGCGACCACCGTCGCCTCGGCGATGCTCGGGTTGGCTCTGTCGGCGATCGCCAAGTCCAACGATCAGATCATGCCCCTGCTGGTGGTCGCGGTCATGTCGCAGCTGGTGTTCTCGGGCGGCATGATTCCGGTCACCGGCCGCATCGGACTCGACCAGATGTCCTGGGCCACCCCGGCACGATGGGGTTTCGCGGCATCGGCGTCGACCGTCGACCTGACCAAGTTGGAACCCGGTCCTCAGGTCCCGAAGGACGCGCTGTGGCATCACAATGCCGGAACGTGGTGGTTCAACTTCGGCATGCTGATCGCAATCAGCACGTTCTATCTGAGCTTCGTGCGCTGGAAGATTCGCCTCAAAGGTGGGCGCTGACCACGACCCGGCGGGCGGCGATGCCAGTACTGGCTAGGCTCCCTTGCGGACCGTCTGCAGGGACGCGGCGTGCATCCGATCTGACAGCTCAAGGAGATCGTGCTCGCCGATGCCCTGGGGCAGGGTGTACGCCAGCCGACGCAATTCAACGGCGTAGTCGCGCAACTCCTGGCGGAGGCGCGTCTCCATAGTCGGCATGACTTCTCCCGATCTTCGATCCGCCAATTTCAAGATCATCGCAGGCCGGCCCTATTTCTGCGACGCGGCCGACGGGTTTTAACGGGAGTTTGACAGCGTATTTACAGAACGACCATCTCGGTGGACGGCGGTCACGGGTGTGCGGCAACGAATGTCTCGTTTGGAACACCCGCGGCGAGCCCGGCGACGTCGAATGGCGCGTCGAGGCGGGCGTGCAGTTGTTCTCGATCGGTGAGAAGGCTGATCTCGGCGGTCTGACGGGCGATCAGTCGCCCGAAAGTCGGGTAAAGCCAACGCATTACGGCTCGCTCCGTGTTGCTGCAACGCGCCGCGCAATAACCGACATGGCCCAGCTCGTCGGTCAGGATCTCGGTGTAGAGGCGTTCGATTCGCGCGGCGACGTCTGGCTCGTCGGCGAACAATTCGACGCCGACGCGGCGTAGTTCGTCGAACATGATGCAGCCCGCCATTTCTGCGGCGCCGACGAACGGGAACCCGAACCGCTCGGGCAGAAACACTTCCATCTTGACGAATTGGCGCATCACGAACGGCGGCACCACCACCTGGAACGGCAGACCGAAAATGTCGAGCACGTAGGCCAATAGCCGGGTGTGGTAGTGCTCCTCGAGCGCGAGGTAGATCCGCTCGGGCGGCTCGTCCTCGCCGCCGATGCGCCCGTAGGTGTCGCCGAGGTCCACGCCGAACCGCTCGGCCTGGTTCAGCTTCGCGGTGGCCAACAGGAACAGCATCTCCCGTGACAAGCCCGGTTCGGGCCGGCGGCGGCGCAGGTTCCGCAGAAACACCTGCCGATCGATTGGACGAGCCGAACGCACCGGGTCGACTTCCAATGACGTGAAGAAGTCTTCACGGTTTCCCAGCCGACGATGCAGCAGGTCGGCGTCGCCGTCCCGGTGCGCGAGGTAGTCCCGGTAACCGTCGATACCTGTGCCGGTCATATTGGCTCCATTCCTTTGACGATCGTTTTGACGAAGCGGTCTAACAGCCCGGCACGCGTCTTCGACGCTCCGCCGGTGACTAACAGGGCGAACAGGCCGGTCAAAA from the Mycobacterium lentiflavum genome contains:
- a CDS encoding isoprenylcysteine carboxyl methyltransferase family protein — its product is MYCYLLFIALISVERLIGLVVAHRNAQWAIAHGGKEFGHDHFPAMVSLHALLLASCVVEVWALGRPFVPWLGWPMLTVVALSCVVRWRCAAALGRHWNPRLIVIPGAPLVRRGPYRWVRHPDYIAVVAEVAALPLIHSAWLTAIVFSIANAVLLNVRIRLENAALTYV
- a CDS encoding alpha/beta hydrolase; translated protein: MSGLKTAGKPTRRIHHRRSPQSIAVSMASRVIVKNVVRAWALQPNLHWPLGQIDGFVGLLPRAKSAARVEPVRLDHCRAEWVCAPGVSPTRAILYLHGGAFLTCGVNTHRALVSRLSRMADAGVLIVGYRKLPSHQIVDAIDDGLCGLRWLQQRGYDPGRVVVAGDSAGGYLAFMTTLAAIRTRVATPAGVATVSPFTDADPTRKLKHRNARKCSMFTAGALSIFSRYLSEVQLPVGRSTGHVVSPVDADLSALPPVTIHAGADELLLPDAELMAERLAANGIRCDLHVWEGQIHDFPLAADVLPEGRRAIRYLGDFVKEVTAESWRRGSGQVSAAAG
- a CDS encoding molybdopterin-dependent oxidoreductase, which produces MEPGADGKHIRTCPLCEAMCGLEIHVEAGAVTSIRGNRDDVWSRGHLCPKGVSLGAVHHDPDRVRSPMIKVDGTWQEVSWDAAFRRCTELLTPVIQKYGIGAVTAYTGNPLAHSFSLARYAGVLMGMSGMPVTYSPGTVDQWPKNLSSHLMYGLWWNFPVPDIERTDLLVIMGANPAASQGSLLAAPDVMGLIDGIRRRGKVIVIDPVRTQTAAHADQWLPIVPGTDAALLLAVAHTLFAEDLVNPGPHVDGHIDGMDTIREVAVDWPPERVSDVTGIDVDTIRRLARELAGAEKSVVYGRIGLCNQEFGSLASWMVDVINILTGHFDTPGGAMFPKPAAWSITTQPLPGLEGGLPEFGRWHTRVRGAKEVLGQAPVSCMTEEIATPGDGQLKALITVAGNPVLSTPGGDKLDEVLPMLEAMISIDLWLNETTRHADVFLPGLSPLEQPHHDDLILLFAIHSIANYSAPVFDPGDRPQEWEILIRLTGLCTGTPAEDVDVAAIDDGFFDYLAFTRGVDGAEIRKRYDAAGLTGGPERILDLTLRTGPFGDQYGKNPGGLTLDLLKANPNGIDFGPMVPQLPDILGTPDKKIRLAPQYLLDDLPRLAARMERPAEPLVLVSRRHLRSNNTWLHNVPALMKGKDRCTLLIHPDDAARCGVSDNDVVTVKSEAGEIKVPVEITDAIRPGVVSMPHGWGHGKPGTRMSVANSSPGANTNALSLPTFVDEPSGNGALNGIPVTVLEDQARFEAAPTG
- a CDS encoding FHA domain-containing protein → MGLVSRAAPPVLTVRYEGSERTFAPGNDVVIGRDLRADVRVAHPLISRIHLVLRFDQGRWIAIDNGSLNGLYVNNRRVPAVDIQDGQRVNIGNPDGPTVTFEVGRHQGLAGTPPLTTSIPIVNPLAGPADPRLAQGRPPTGSLSQGLPPQPPASPSRPMPTHQTPPSQAGPPSGPLPTYPTGAQPSHASGPVQQHHPTGTQPAGPASGPMSSPHIYRPQPAQVPPAAPVDPPTALTGRVGGGDSSNLATSMMKILRPGKAGVDAPGAIKIGRANDNDIVIPEVLASRHHATLIPTPTGTEIHDNRSINGTFVNGQRVDSALLKDGDVVTIGNIDLVFAGGTLARRDADTAAQTRLGGLDVRGVTWTIENNKTLLDDISLGASPGTLTAVIGPSGAGKSTFARLVAGYTHPTNGTVAFEGHNVHAEYASLRSRIGMVPQDDVVHGQLTVEQALGYAAELRLPPDTTKADREQVVARVLEELEMTQHLHTRVDKLSGGQRKRASVALELLTGPSLLILDEPTSGLDPALDRQVMTMLRQLADAGRVVLVVTHSLTYLDVCDQVLLLAPGGKTAFCGPPAQIGPAMGTTNWADIFSSVAGDPDAAKAKYLARTGPPPPPPPAEKPAEIGDPSHTSLLRQFSTIARRQIRLIVSDRGYFIFLALLPFIMGSLSMSVPGNVGFGIPNPVGDAPTEPGQILVLLNVGAVFMGTALTIRDLIGERAIFLREQAVGLSTTAYLLAKVCVYTVFAIVQSGIVTVITLLGKGGPTRGAAALGKAPLELFVDVAATTVASAMLGLALSAIAKSNDQIMPLLVVAVMSQLVFSGGMIPVTGRIGLDQMSWATPARWGFAASASTVDLTKLEPGPQVPKDALWHHNAGTWWFNFGMLIAISTFYLSFVRWKIRLKGGR
- a CDS encoding SDR family NAD(P)-dependent oxidoreductase, giving the protein MEQATDSGAMLADRVAVVTGGGGGIGAATAQLFARNGAQVVIADIDAGLAGQTADQISVSGGVAVPIVADVRDADQVAALARSVLDRFGRIDVLVNNVGHWLRHPGNFVDTDPQLWDELYRINLHHVFLVTRAFLPAMVGQRRGSIVNVSSVEGLRGYPEDPVYAAFKAAVIHFTRSLAVQVGRDGVRVNAIGPDVTESLQVPYSQWLTAEEQAQWPQWVPAGRMGLPEDQARVILFLASDLSAFVTGHTIPTDGGTGAAGGWFRSSRRADREWTNRPIAP